One genomic region from Vibrio cyclitrophicus encodes:
- a CDS encoding ribose-phosphate pyrophosphokinase, producing MPDMKLFAGNATPELAQRIADRLYISLGDATVDRFSDGEVAVQINENVRGSDVFLIQSTCAPTNDNLMELVVMIDAMRRASAGRITAVIPYFGYARQDRRVRSARVPITAKVVADFLSNVGVDRVLTIDLHAEQIQGFFDVPVDNIFGTPVLLEDMANRGLENPVVVSPDLGGVVRARATAKALGDVDIAIVDKRRPRANVSEVMNLIGDVEGRDCVIVDDMIDTGGTLCKAAEALKERGAKRVFAYATHAVFSGTAANNIKNSVLDQVIVTDSISLSPEMAATGKVTTLSLSRMLAEAIRRISNEESISAMFN from the coding sequence GTGCCTGATATGAAGCTATTTGCTGGTAACGCAACACCTGAACTAGCCCAACGTATTGCTGATCGTCTATACATCTCTCTTGGCGATGCTACCGTAGACCGTTTTTCTGATGGCGAAGTCGCTGTTCAAATCAATGAAAACGTTCGTGGTAGCGATGTATTCCTGATTCAATCAACTTGTGCACCAACCAATGACAACCTTATGGAGTTGGTGGTAATGATTGACGCAATGCGCCGTGCTTCTGCTGGCCGTATTACTGCTGTAATCCCTTACTTCGGTTATGCCCGTCAAGATCGTCGTGTACGTTCTGCTCGTGTGCCTATTACTGCAAAAGTTGTTGCAGACTTCCTTTCTAACGTTGGTGTTGACCGCGTTCTTACTATCGACCTACACGCAGAGCAAATCCAAGGCTTCTTCGATGTGCCTGTTGATAACATCTTCGGCACTCCAGTTCTTCTAGAAGACATGGCGAACCGTGGCCTAGAAAACCCAGTTGTGGTTTCTCCAGACCTTGGTGGTGTTGTACGTGCTCGTGCTACAGCTAAAGCGCTAGGTGATGTTGATATCGCTATCGTTGATAAGCGTCGTCCACGTGCTAACGTTTCAGAAGTAATGAACCTTATCGGTGACGTTGAAGGCCGTGACTGTGTGATCGTTGATGACATGATCGATACTGGTGGCACACTGTGTAAAGCAGCTGAAGCGCTAAAAGAGCGCGGTGCAAAGCGTGTATTCGCTTACGCAACTCACGCTGTTTTCTCTGGTACTGCTGCGAACAACATCAAGAACTCTGTTCTAGACCAAGTTATCGTAACCGATTCGATCTCTCTATCTCCAGAGATGGCTGCGACTGGTAAAGTGACAACACTTAGCCTTTCTCGCATGCTAGCTGAAGCGATTCGTCGTATCAGCAACGAAGAATCAATCTCAGCGATGTTCAACTAA
- the pth gene encoding aminoacyl-tRNA hydrolase, whose amino-acid sequence MSQQIKLLVGLANPGPEYAKTRHNAGAWVVEELARVHNVTLKNEPKFFGLTGRIMVHGEDLRLLIPTTFMNLSGKAVAALAKFYQIKPEEIMVAHDELDLPPGIGKFKKGGGHGGHNGLKDIISKQGNNKEFYRLRLGIGHPGHKDKVAGYVLGKAPAKEQECIEAVVDESVRSLDILLKDGLPKAQNRLHTFKAE is encoded by the coding sequence TTGAGCCAACAAATAAAACTTCTCGTTGGACTGGCTAATCCAGGTCCAGAATACGCCAAAACTCGCCACAACGCGGGTGCTTGGGTAGTTGAAGAATTAGCACGTGTACATAACGTGACACTAAAGAACGAACCAAAGTTCTTTGGCCTAACGGGTCGTATAATGGTTCACGGTGAAGATCTTCGTTTGCTGATCCCAACGACTTTCATGAATTTGTCAGGCAAAGCTGTTGCAGCCCTGGCAAAATTCTACCAAATTAAACCAGAAGAGATCATGGTCGCTCACGACGAGTTAGACCTACCTCCTGGTATTGGAAAGTTTAAAAAAGGCGGTGGTCATGGCGGACATAATGGTCTGAAAGACATCATCAGCAAACAGGGGAACAATAAAGAATTCTATCGTCTTAGATTAGGCATTGGCCATCCAGGACACAAAGATAAAGTTGCAGGTTATGTATTAGGTAAAGCTCCAGCGAAAGAGCAAGAGTGTATCGAGGCTGTCGTTGACGAATCGGTTCGCAGCCTAGACATCTTATTAAAAGATGGCCTACCAAAAGCACAAAATCGCTTACATACGTTCAAAGCAGAATAA
- the ychF gene encoding redox-regulated ATPase YchF yields the protein MGFKCGIVGLPNVGKSTLFNALTKAGIEAANFPFCTIEPNTGIVPVPDLRLDALAKIVNPQKILPTTMEFVDIAGLVAGASKGEGLGNKFLANIRETDAIGHVVRCFENENIVHVAGKVSPIEDIEVINLELALADLDSCERAIQRNAKKAKGGDKDAKFEITVLEKLLPVLTEGGMARTVELGKEEAAAIGYLNFLTLKPTMYIANVAEDGFENNPYLDAVREYAENENNVVVAVCAAIESELSELDDEDREEFLADMGIEEPGLNRVIRSGYELLTLQTYFTAGVKEVRAWTIPVGATAPQAAGKIHTDFEKGFIRAEVVGFDHFIEFNGESGAKDAGKWRLEGKEYIVKDGDVVHFRFNV from the coding sequence ATGGGTTTTAAATGTGGCATCGTTGGTCTACCAAACGTTGGTAAGTCAACTCTGTTTAACGCACTGACTAAAGCAGGCATCGAAGCAGCAAACTTTCCATTTTGTACAATCGAACCAAACACAGGTATCGTTCCGGTTCCAGATCTACGCTTAGATGCATTAGCAAAAATTGTTAATCCACAGAAGATCCTTCCAACGACAATGGAGTTCGTAGATATCGCAGGCCTAGTTGCTGGCGCTTCTAAAGGTGAAGGTCTTGGTAACAAATTCCTAGCTAACATCCGTGAAACTGACGCTATCGGTCACGTTGTACGCTGCTTTGAGAATGAAAACATTGTTCACGTTGCTGGCAAAGTATCTCCAATTGAAGATATAGAAGTGATCAACCTTGAACTTGCACTGGCTGACTTAGACAGCTGTGAACGTGCAATTCAACGTAACGCGAAGAAAGCAAAAGGCGGCGACAAAGACGCTAAATTCGAAATCACTGTACTAGAAAAGCTACTTCCTGTCCTAACTGAAGGTGGCATGGCGCGTACTGTTGAACTAGGCAAAGAAGAAGCGGCAGCAATCGGCTACCTTAACTTCCTGACACTTAAGCCAACAATGTACATCGCAAACGTTGCGGAAGATGGTTTTGAAAATAACCCATACCTAGACGCTGTTCGTGAATACGCTGAAAACGAAAATAATGTAGTTGTTGCTGTTTGTGCGGCAATCGAATCAGAGCTTTCTGAGCTTGACGATGAAGATCGCGAAGAGTTTCTAGCGGATATGGGTATCGAAGAACCAGGTCTTAACCGAGTGATCCGCTCTGGTTACGAACTACTGACTCTTCAAACTTACTTTACAGCTGGCGTTAAAGAAGTTCGCGCTTGGACTATCCCTGTTGGTGCAACTGCGCCACAAGCCGCAGGTAAGATCCACACAGACTTCGAGAAAGGTTTCATCCGTGCTGAAGTAGTTGGGTTTGATCACTTCATCGAATTTAACGGTGAGAGCGGCGCTAAAGATGCAGGTAAATGGCGTCTTGAAGGTAAAGAATACATCGTTAAAGATGGTGACGTGGTTCACTTCCGCTTCAACGTATAA